One stretch of Buteo buteo chromosome Z, bButBut1.hap1.1, whole genome shotgun sequence DNA includes these proteins:
- the TICAM2 gene encoding LOW QUALITY PROTEIN: TIR domain-containing adapter molecule 2 (The sequence of the model RefSeq protein was modified relative to this genomic sequence to represent the inferred CDS: inserted 2 bases in 1 codon; deleted 1 base in 1 codon; substituted 1 base at 1 genomic stop codon), protein MTEAVFFKFVVLHTDNDADQAIQIQNLLQNKFCVKSGITFAAMPCSECVLENLSDAVNGSAWTIMLMTXNFLNGSWYVFQSFTSLALNRINYSSVIPVRPLNNPLTRRRLFFVLQAINALXEDSPGFAKQVEKIFHKSTYRQQREIQREEG, encoded by the exons ATGACTGAGgctgttttctttaagtttGTGGTTCTGCACACTGACAATGATGCAGATCAAGCCATACAAATCCAGAACCTGCTGCAGAATAAATTTTGTGTTAAATCTGGAATAACCTTTGCAGCAATGCCTTGTAGTGAATGTGTCTTGGAAAACTTAAGTGATGCTGTGAATGGCTCAGCATGGACTATCATGCTAATGAC AAATTTTCTGAATGGATCTTGGTATGTATTCCAGTCTTTCACCTCCCTTGCTCTTAACAGGATAAATTACAGCTCTGTGATACCTGTGAGGCCACTGAATAACCCACTTACCAggagaagactt ttttttgttttgcaggctATTAATGCACTGTAAGAGGATAGTCCTGGCTTTGCAAAACAAGTGGAGAAAATTTTCCACAAGTCTACATACAGGCAACAGCGAGAGATACAGAGGGAGGAAGGATGA